The following proteins come from a genomic window of Proteinivorax hydrogeniformans:
- a CDS encoding IS110 family transposase gives MMQGQQMIVGVDVGYYNHHVAIGLAGDILKDFEIPHSQKGFRYFFNQITSFVQAYEVSDIVVGMEGTNGHARPLDQMVKDKGYMLLNVNNLKFARFKEIFATPEKNDRMDARQIVTLMMMAPMMEQGKEVLQEVHNTSEIETKLKRISRRRHQIVKEKVIIQNRMQADLQSVCPGFLKMFASVDAFYVLRFLSCRPDLRKLKRLRLPTILKIQGVGKGHAKKLQRWQEEASFGSEVEWVGPMIAEDASRLLALKERLIELEKQIKSLVRQSRLGSLIRSIPGFGPICSGIIAAEIGTISRFDSEAGLAIYLGMAPLDNSSGLYEGTKSPKQVNKHAKKAMMQALQHHVRRVDESKVYFQKKCDEGKKYNQALRSLGRHLTRVIWSMIKNNRKYERREKETSKAA, from the coding sequence ATGATGCAAGGTCAGCAGATGATAGTTGGTGTAGACGTAGGTTATTACAATCATCATGTAGCTATAGGCTTAGCAGGAGATATTTTAAAGGATTTTGAGATACCCCATAGCCAGAAAGGGTTTAGGTATTTCTTTAATCAAATAACATCTTTTGTACAAGCTTATGAAGTATCAGACATAGTTGTTGGTATGGAGGGGACTAATGGCCATGCTCGGCCATTAGATCAAATGGTTAAAGATAAAGGGTACATGTTACTAAATGTTAATAACCTAAAGTTTGCCCGTTTTAAAGAAATCTTCGCTACACCAGAGAAAAATGACCGCATGGATGCAAGACAAATAGTCACCCTTATGATGATGGCCCCAATGATGGAACAAGGCAAGGAAGTGCTTCAAGAAGTGCATAACACATCTGAGATTGAAACTAAATTAAAACGTATTAGTCGCCGTCGCCATCAGATAGTTAAAGAAAAAGTTATAATACAAAATAGAATGCAAGCAGATCTGCAATCTGTATGCCCAGGTTTTTTGAAAATGTTTGCATCTGTGGATGCCTTTTATGTACTGCGCTTTTTGAGCTGTCGTCCGGACTTGCGTAAGTTAAAAAGACTTAGATTACCGACAATACTCAAGATTCAAGGTGTTGGTAAAGGACATGCTAAAAAGTTACAAAGGTGGCAAGAGGAAGCTAGCTTTGGCTCAGAAGTAGAGTGGGTAGGCCCTATGATAGCAGAAGATGCTTCGCGCTTATTAGCCCTTAAAGAAAGGTTAATTGAATTAGAAAAACAAATCAAATCATTAGTTAGGCAGTCAAGATTGGGCTCTCTTATTCGAAGCATACCAGGCTTTGGCCCTATTTGTTCTGGAATAATAGCTGCAGAAATAGGTACAATTAGTAGGTTTGACTCTGAGGCTGGGTTAGCAATCTACCTAGGTATGGCTCCTCTTGACAATAGTTCTGGCCTATATGAAGGAACAAAATCACCTAAACAAGTTAACAAACATGCGAAAAAAGCTATGATGCAAGCACTGCAGCATCATGTGCGAAGGGTTGATGAATCTAAAGTTTACTTCCAAAAAAAATGTGATGAAGGCAAGAAATACAATCAAGCTCTGCGGTCCTTAGGACGGCATTTAACAAGAGTAATATGGAGTATGATCAAAAACAATAGAAAATATGAACGTCGTGAAAAAGAAACAAGTAAAGCTGCGTAA
- a CDS encoding transposase, producing the protein MARKPRVEYPGALYHVMCRGNNGETIFSKDVDKSYYIALISKYKKRYSFNLYAYCIMDNHAHMLIETGNTRLSKIMQGIQQSYTQWFNKRYNRTGHVFQQRYKALLCDRDSYLLQLIKYIHYNPVKANLKEGFNYKWSSHRDYLKLNKASIVDVLFILEILGGNKINRGLKEYKRFMDLDEGPLKIEEYLIDEKEIYLMLQEFEQEVAASADDNEVDIDRIIDMVCEKVDISKKELAQKTKQQSYVDARKAIILLSTRYSTVTNIEISNRLGISSPVISNVKRGKGDVSDSVKMLMREVSQQIAKEY; encoded by the coding sequence ATGGCAAGAAAACCTAGAGTAGAATATCCTGGTGCACTCTACCATGTTATGTGTAGGGGCAACAATGGGGAAACCATCTTTAGTAAGGATGTAGATAAGTCTTATTATATTGCGTTGATTAGCAAGTATAAAAAGCGATATAGCTTTAACCTGTATGCTTATTGCATAATGGATAATCACGCTCATATGTTAATCGAAACAGGCAATACTCGATTATCAAAAATCATGCAAGGTATTCAGCAAAGCTATACCCAATGGTTTAATAAAAGGTATAATCGCACAGGTCACGTTTTTCAGCAGCGTTATAAAGCGCTACTATGTGACAGAGACTCGTATCTTCTACAATTAATTAAATATATCCACTATAACCCTGTTAAGGCTAACCTTAAGGAAGGTTTTAACTATAAGTGGAGCAGCCATAGGGATTATCTGAAACTAAATAAAGCTTCCATAGTAGATGTCCTTTTTATTCTTGAGATTTTAGGTGGCAACAAAATAAATAGAGGATTGAAAGAATATAAAAGGTTTATGGACTTGGATGAAGGACCGTTAAAGATTGAAGAATATTTAATTGACGAAAAAGAAATTTATTTAATGCTACAGGAGTTTGAACAAGAAGTAGCTGCTAGCGCAGATGATAATGAGGTTGATATAGATAGAATTATAGATATGGTTTGTGAGAAAGTTGACATTAGCAAAAAAGAACTGGCCCAAAAAACAAAACAGCAAAGCTATGTAGATGCTAGAAAAGCAATTATATTATTAAGCACCAGATATAGTACTGTAACAAACATTGAAATTAGTAATAGGCTAGGGATTTCCTCACCTGTAATATCTAATGTTAAAAGAGGGAAAGGGGATGTATCAGACTCAGTGAAAATGTTAATGAGAGAGGTGTCGCAGCAGATAGCTAAGGAGTATTGA